Below is a window of Zygotorulaspora mrakii chromosome 3, complete sequence DNA.
GTCAACAGAATGTCGCTTAAAAAAACAGTTATATGAATGTAGTTGATTTCGTAGGGAAACTCGGAAATCAGTCATACaaaagatatttttcagattaAACATGTCTagataaatcaaaaattttcttaaacaaaatcaaagaacgTATCTAAATTCTAAGTTCTCTTTGTCGGTCAAATCAGCAAATTCtgaattcttttgatgttgCACCATTCCCTCTTCAGCCAATTTGTCTCTCCTGCGGTTTTCTCTGCGATTCACGATATATAGTAGTGGTAACGTGACGAGAGTTACGACATAAAAAGCTACCATTACGATTTTAGCTGGGCGGTAACCAGGAGCGTCCTCCTCCTTGAAAGTCTGAGGACCAATAAGGTTTCCTACGCAATATCCAATCAAATAAATGGCACCAACAGTCGTCTTTTTGGTATAACCTGCTACATTTGAAGACACAATAGAGAACATTACGATCATGGCTCCTGGAGAAACCATCATGAGATAGTAACCGGCCAGCTGGGCCTTCGGGGGCCCCGCAAAAGACATCAAACAAGAGCCAATCAGCGCAATAATGGTCGATATGGATGCAAGCACCATTCTATTTTTGACAAACGGAGATATGACTCCAAATAGTATCAAACCTACAAATTCACAAGCACCCGCTGGAAGTCCCATAAGTAAAGTCATAAGCTCACCGTATCCCATAGTACCTGCAATAAGAAGTGACGAAAACGTGCCAATACCTCCATTTGGAATGTTCAAAGCAACAGAGGAGAAGAACATGATCCACGTTCGGATATCAGTGAAGGCTTCAAtaaattgatatttcttAAACGTATGATTGCCGACACCTTGCTGATTTTTACGCAACCTATGAACAATCAACGTTTTTTCTgcatcattcaaaaaccAAGCCTTAAATGGGGAGTCTGGGACAACCAACCAAAAAAGCAATCCCAGAAAAATGGTAATGACACCgcaaatgatgaagatcAATTTCCAACCAGCAAGAGGCAAAGATGCTTCCCGTTTGGCTAATCCGTAGGCCATTGACCCACCCATTATCTGCCCCACACCATTGCATGCCACCCAAAATGCAGTCCTTGCACTTTGATCTTTGCGGTGATAGTATTGGGAGGTAAGAAGCATGAAACCTATCGAGGAGCTAGATTCCAGCATACCAAGAATAGTTCTGATTGCAA
It encodes the following:
- a CDS encoding allantoate permease family MFS transporter, which encodes MTEEKKENYKVDVEDVEHGSLSQEDVPCSLPQLLESADADDAFEYAKNLDQDTEIDPIADRKLTWKADMIIFPMMALVYAAQFLDKTSMSYAAVMGLRTDLNMRGDMYSWSGTSFYLGYLIFEYPAAWLLQKYPLAKTMAIFLILWGFVLTMTSVANYPGYIAIRTILGMLESSSSIGFMLLTSQYYHRKDQSARTAFWVACNGVGQIMGGSMAYGLAKREASLPLAGWKLIFIICGVITIFLGLLFWLVVPDSPFKAWFLNDAEKTLIVHRLRKNQQGVGNHTFKKYQFIEAFTDIRTWIMFFSSVALNIPNGGIGTFSSLLIAGTMGYGELMTLLMGLPAGACEFVGLILFGVISPFVKNRMVLASISTIIALIGSCLMSFAGPPKAQLAGYYLMMVSPGAMIVMFSIVSSNVAGYTKKTTVGAIYLIGYCVGNLIGPQTFKEEDAPGYRPAKIVMVAFYVVTLVTLPLLYIVNRRENRRRDKLAEEGMVQHQKNSEFADLTDKENLEFRYVL